A stretch of DNA from Dehalobacterium formicoaceticum:
ATCCAAATCCGGGCCTTTAAAAATTGATCCAGCACTTCCAGATCATCTCTGAGACGCTGCTGATCAATGCGGCCGGTATAAAGGGCCTGGATCAGATTTTCACTGATTTTTTTGCCTTGCTCCAGCAGCAGCTCTTTTTTGTCTCAATAAAATATTGATTAAAAAGCTGGGATAAAAGCAGAGCCAGGACGCCAAAGCCAAAAATCAAGGTGATGCCGTAAATGAAAAACATTTTTTTAAACAGGGTCCGTTTCATTTTTTCACCTCAAATTTGTAGCCGACACCCCAAACTGTTTTCAGTTCCCACCTTTTTTCCTGATCATGAAACTTCTCTCTGAGGCGCTTGATATGGACATCCACAGTGCGGGAATCCCCGGAAAAATCATAGTCCCACACCTTTTCCAAAAGCTGCTCCCGGGTAAAAACCTGATTGGCATGAAGGGCCAGAAAATAGAAAAGTTCCAGCTCCTTGGGAGGAATTTCTATGGTTTGGCCTTGATAAGTGATTCTATATTCACTTTTATCAATCACCAGATTGGGGAAAACCACCTTTTCCTGTGTCTGAAGGCCATGACCGGCGCGCCTGAGCACCGCCTTGACCCGCGCCACCAATTCTTTGGGATCAAAGGGCTTGACCATATAATCATCGGCGCCGATTTCCAGGCCTAAGACCTTATCAAAGGTCTCCCCCCGGGCAGAAAGCATGATCACAGGGATACTGCTCACCTTGCGGATGGCTCGCAACACCTCCCACCCATCCACTTTGGGCATCATAATATCCAGCAGCACCAGATCCGGCGTCCAGGAATAAAACAAGGACAAAGCTTCCTCCCCTTGATAGGCGGCCTGGATTAAAAGGCCTTCCTTTTCCAGATAAAGCCGGATCAAATCCACAATATTTCGATCATCATCTACGACTAGTATTTTCCCTTCCACAGACTTACCTCCGAAAAAAGACTCTACTCTTCTGCTACAAGATCATGGGCATCAAGATCTTTTTTAACGTTTTGTACATGTTGAACCATTCTGGTAAACGCCAAATCCGGGTCATGTTGTTTAATCGCTTTGAAAACCTCCTCATGCTCCAATACAGATAAGTATTGACGGCCCGGAATTTTGAAGCTTTTAT
This window harbors:
- a CDS encoding response regulator transcription factor → MEGKILVVDDDRNIVDLIRLYLEKEGLLIQAAYQGEEALSLFYSWTPDLVLLDIMMPKVDGWEVLRAIRKVSSIPVIMLSARGETFDKVLGLEIGADDYMVKPFDPKELVARVKAVLRRAGHGLQTQEKVVFPNLVIDKSEYRITYQGQTIEIPPKELELFYFLALHANQVFTREQLLEKVWDYDFSGDSRTVDVHIKRLREKFHDQEKRWELKTVWGVGYKFEVKK